In one window of Macadamia integrifolia cultivar HAES 741 chromosome 2, SCU_Mint_v3, whole genome shotgun sequence DNA:
- the LOC122071967 gene encoding U-box domain-containing protein 45-like, whose translation MDVAEVEESLFVASDAKLHGGMCRELSAILCKILEIFPVLEASRPRSKSGIQALCSLHVALEKAKNLLQHCSECSKLYLAITGDSVRLKFEKVRGALADSLRRVEDIVPQAIGSQISEIVTVLEGTVFSVDSLEKQVGDEVITLLQQERKFYSNCNDNNELEIFHQAASRLGITSSRAALTERRALKKLIERARVEEDKRKESIIAYLLHLMRKYSKLFRSEFSDDNDSQGSAPCSPTVQGSLEDGIGPVGNGQAFDRQFSRLSSFNFKSNVQRSGQMPVPPEELRCPISLQLMYDPVIISSGQTYERICIEKWFSDGHRTCPKTQQQLSHLSLTPNYNVKGLVASWCEHNGVPVPDGPPDSLNLNYWRLALSESEFTNSKSMESVSSCKLKGVKVVPLEESGVVEELERKEVENASRTEEDGDLDMAQRYDSLLAILNGKRDTERQYKVVEQIRLLLKDDEEARICMGANGFAEALVRFLEAAVCQGSDKAQEIGAMALFNLAVNNDRNKEMMLSAGVIPLLEEMILMSKAYESATALFLNLSCLEEAKPIIGSSQAIPFLVRLLRNESEPQCKIDALHCIYNLSTYPINIPILLSAGIIEGLQALFADPPDHTWTEKSISVLISLLSNSSGKKEIASNPGLISALSAILDTGEPIEQEQAVSCLLILCTGNDKCSELVLQEGVIPALVSISVNGTARGKERAQKLLILFREHRQRDPLPIQAEQQPEGSVVQLPLQAPESKPLCKSTSRRVGRAWASIWKSKNYSVYQC comes from the exons ATGGATGTTGCTGAGGTTGAAGAAAGTCTATTTGTTGCCAGCGATGCCAAG TTACATGGAGGGATGTGTAGAGAACTTTCTGCAATTCTTTGCAAGATATTGGAAATTTTTCCAGTGTTAGAGGCATCCAGGCCCAGGAGCAAGTCAGGCATCCAGGCCTTATGTTCGTTACATGTTGCACTTGAGAAAGCCAAGAATCTTCTCCAGCATTGCTCAGAATGCAGTAAACTTTATCTG GCTATAACAGGGGACTCTGTTCGCTTAAAGTTTGAGAAGGTAAGAGGTGCTCTTGCAGATAGTCTCAGGCGTGTTGAAGACATTGTCCCACAAGCAATTGGTTCCCAG ATTTCAGAAATTGTCACTGTACTTGAAGGCACTGTTTTCTCTGTTGATTCATTAGAGAAGCAAGTTGGTGATGAAGTAATTACATTGCTTCAgcaggagagaaaattttacagCAATTGTAATGACAATAATGAGCTTGAAATCTTTCACCAGGCTGCATCGAGGCTTGGTATTACATCTTCAAGGGCAGCTCTCACAGAGAGAAGAGCTCTCAAGAAGCTCATTGAAAGAGCACGGGTAGAGGAGGACAAGCGGAAGGAATCCATCATTGCTTATCTTTTACATCTTATGAGAAAATACTCCAAGTTATTCAGAAGTGAGTTCTCAGATGACAACGATTCTCAGGGATCAGCGCCATGTTCCCCAACTGTTCAGGGCTCTTTAGAAGATGGCATTGGGCCTGTGGGTAATGGCCAGGCCTTTGATCGACAGTTCTCGAGACTTAGTTCCTTCAATTTTAAGTCGAATGTTCAGAGGTCAGGGCAAATGCCAGTACCACCTGAGGAGTTGAGGTGTCCAATATCATTGCAACTCATGTATGACCCAGTTATCATATCATCTGGGCAGACATATGAGCGGATCTGCATTGAGAAATGGTTTAGTGATGGGCACAGAACTTGCCCAAAGACTCAACAGCAGCTTTCCCATCTGTCTTTAACTCCAAATTACAATGTTAAAGGTCTTGTTGCTAGTTGGTGCGAACATAATGGGGTCCCTGTTCCTGATGGGCCCCCAGACTCTCTCAATCTAAACTACTGGAGACTGGCATTATCTGAATCAGAGTTTACGAATTCAAAATCCATGGAGAGTGTCAGCTCCTGCAAGTTGAAAGGTGTTAAAGTGGTACCTCTGGAGGAGAGTGGGGTTGTTGAGGAacttgaaagaaaagaagtggAAAATGCATCTCGCACGGAAGAAGATGGTGACCTAGACATGGCTCAAAGATATGACAGCTTACTGGCCATCTTGAATGGAAAAAGGGACACTGAGCGACAATACAAAGTAGTGGAACAGATACGTCTACTGCTGAAGGATGATGAAGAAGCCAGGATTTGTATGGGAGCCAATGGCTTTGCTGAGGCTCTGGTGCGGTTTCTAGAGGCAGCTGTTTGTCAGGGTAGTGATAAGGCACAGGAGATTGGAGCTATGGCTCTCTTCAACCTAGCTGTTAACAATGACAG GAACAAGGAAATGATGTTATCTGCTGGAGTAATTCCATTGCTGGAAGAAATGATCCTCATGTCAAAGGCATACGAGTCTGCAACAGCTCTCTTCCTCAATCTCTCATGCCTTGAGGAAGCAAAGCCAATCATTGGTTCAAGCCAAGCCATTCCCTTCTTGGTCCGTCTCCTCCGAAATGAATCTGAACCCCAATGTAAGATTGATGCCCTCCATTGCATCTACAATCTCTCCACTTATCCCATAAACATTCCCATACTGCTATCGGCTGGCATCATCGAAGGGCTTCAAGCTCTCTTTGCGGATCCTCCTGACCACACATGGACTGAAAAATCAATTTCTGTCCTTATAAGTTTGCTCTCGAATAGTTCAGGAAAGAAAGAGATTGCATCAAACCCAGGCCTCATTagtgcactttctgccatattgGATACTGGTGAGCCCATCGAACAGGAGCAAGCTGTATCGTGTCTTTTGATTTTGTGTACTGGGAATGACAAATGCAGTGAATTGGTTCTACAAGAAGGTGTGATACCTGCATTGGTTTCAATCTCAGTGAATGGAACAGcaagagggaaagagagggcACAAAAACTTTTGATACTGTTCAGGGAGCATCGTCAGCGGGATCCATTACCCATTCAGGCAGAGCAGCAGCCTGAGGGTAGTGTGGTTCAACTTCCCCTTCAGGCTCCAGAGTCAAAGCCACTATGTAAATCTACATCTAGAAGGGTGGGTAGGGCTTGGGCTTCTATATGGAAGAGCAAGAACTATTCAGTGTACCAGTGTTAG
- the LOC122058085 gene encoding uncharacterized protein LOC122058085, which produces MESGGSKRRRRLLYACGVSALTIAHKAYGRAEEVQGPTGFLANSIASLAEPIVSPMASQWLAILSFADDQILAAEEKVEALIPPSSHLFDKIESFVCIPDTLPGKFDRGVDIMIRCVPFLEWVLTFMIWGLNLFLSTFMAWVPDDSAKEKEIVVDINCDERACAKDNNENRFGPKSALNLNSSPLGFYPTEEEVLINESFPSLPVAEHEDEIIFKPSSIDKSPSPSAPVANDQGGETVKPVKISYKEVLEMGNNGDAEKKVDITGKEEPQKPTVEKEKPTGAFNPKKKKTTEAEVGRDVPNPNEMIMKEFPILELFDAGWHMKPTAI; this is translated from the coding sequence atggaaagtggaggaagCAAACGAAGACGTCGCCTATTGTATGCTTGTGGAGTTTCAGCCCTCACCATTGCTCACAAAGCCTATGGTAGAGCTGAGGAGGTTCAGGGGCCTACAGGCTTCCTTGCGAACAGCATAGCTTCTCTTGCGGAACCAATCGTCAGCCCAATGGCGTCGCAGTGGCTAGCCATCCTTTCCTTCGCCGACGACCAGATACTCGCCGCAGAAGAAAAGGTGGAGGCGTTGATCCCACCATCATCTCATCTGTTCGACAAGATCGAGTCTTTCGTCTGTATCCCTGATACCCTGCCTGGGAAGTTCGATCGTGGGGTCGACATCATGATCCGTTGTGTGCCTTTCTTAGAATGGGTACTTACCTTTATGATTTGGGGATTGAATTTATTCCTCTCTACTTTCATGGCCTGGGTACCTGATGATTctgcaaaagagaaagagatcgtGGTCGACATCAACTGCGATGAGCGTGCATGTGCAAAGGATAACAATGAGAATCGGTTCGGCCCCAAATCGGCCTTAAACCTCAATTCTTCTCCTCTCGGTTTTTACCCAACTGAAGAAGAAGTTTTGATCAACGagtcttttccttctcttcctgtTGCTGAGCATGAAGATGAGATAATCTTCAAACCATCTTCAATAGACaaatctccttctccttctgctCCTGTTGCTAACGATCAAGGTGGCGAGACCGTGAAACCAGTCAAGATCAGCTACAAGGAAGTGCTTGAGATGGGAAACAATGGAGATGCAGAAAAGAAAGTAGATATTACTGGAAAGGAGGAACCCCAGAAGCCTACGGTTGAGAAAGAGAAACCCACCGGAGcatttaacccaaaaaaaaaaaaaacaaccgaGGCAGAGGTGGGAAGAGACGTCCCCAACCCGAATGAGATGATCATGAAGGAATTCCCAATTCTGGAGTTGTTTGATGCAGGGTGGCACATGAAACCCACCGCAATATGA
- the LOC122072155 gene encoding OVARIAN TUMOR DOMAIN-containing deubiquitinating enzyme 4-like isoform X1, with protein sequence MPTLNSPLGVPGDGRCLFRSVVHGACLREGRLSPSDSVQKELADDLRAKVVDEFIKRRQDTEWFLEGDFDTYIAQMRQPHIWGGEPELLMSSHVLQMPITVYMKDQFSGNLKSIAEYGQEYGKENPVRVLYHGCGHYDALQTSYCGPQAKIYKKR encoded by the exons ATGCCGACCTTGAATTCTCCGTTAG GCGTACCTGGTGATGGTAGATGTTTGTTCCGTTCTGTGGTTCATGGAGCTTGCTTGAGAGAAGGAAGATTGTCTCCAAGTGACAGCGTTCAAAAGGAATTAGCAGATGATCTTAGAGCTAAG GTTGTGGATGAATTCATTAAGAGGCGTCAAGACACTGAATG GTTTCTTGAAGGTGATTTTGATACATACATTGCACAGATGAGGCAGCCTCATATTTGGGGAGGAGAACCTGAGCTGCTGATGTCCTCCCATGTGCTACA GATGCCTATCACTGTATATATGAAGGATCAGTTCTCTGGCAACCTCAAATCCATAGCTGAATATGGTCAAGAGTATGGCAAGGAAAACCCCGTCCGTGTGCTGTATCATGGTTGTGGACACTATGATGCATTGCAAACCTCTTATTGTGGACCACAAGCCAAGAT CTACAAGAAAAGATGA
- the LOC122072155 gene encoding OVARIAN TUMOR DOMAIN-containing deubiquitinating enzyme 4-like isoform X2, with product MDWGSGVPGDGRCLFRSVVHGACLREGRLSPSDSVQKELADDLRAKVVDEFIKRRQDTEWFLEGDFDTYIAQMRQPHIWGGEPELLMSSHVLQMPITVYMKDQFSGNLKSIAEYGQEYGKENPVRVLYHGCGHYDALQTSYCGPQAKIYKKR from the exons ATGGATTGGGGATCAG GCGTACCTGGTGATGGTAGATGTTTGTTCCGTTCTGTGGTTCATGGAGCTTGCTTGAGAGAAGGAAGATTGTCTCCAAGTGACAGCGTTCAAAAGGAATTAGCAGATGATCTTAGAGCTAAG GTTGTGGATGAATTCATTAAGAGGCGTCAAGACACTGAATG GTTTCTTGAAGGTGATTTTGATACATACATTGCACAGATGAGGCAGCCTCATATTTGGGGAGGAGAACCTGAGCTGCTGATGTCCTCCCATGTGCTACA GATGCCTATCACTGTATATATGAAGGATCAGTTCTCTGGCAACCTCAAATCCATAGCTGAATATGGTCAAGAGTATGGCAAGGAAAACCCCGTCCGTGTGCTGTATCATGGTTGTGGACACTATGATGCATTGCAAACCTCTTATTGTGGACCACAAGCCAAGAT CTACAAGAAAAGATGA
- the LOC122059209 gene encoding protein ROOT INITIATION DEFECTIVE 3-like: protein MGIGITVWDMDTGHLLLHIPTCASPLHGLLCLSNQFLVASQVRKHGSFGGGAIFMWPFSKPQSPLRSYPMETIGPLSSTKDGLYIVGGALSGNAYVWEVTKAFPLP from the exons ATGGGTATAGGGATAACAGTATGGGATATGGATACAGGGCATCTGCTCCTCCACATCCCGACTTGTGCTTCTCCCCTTCATGGCTTGCTCTGCTTGAGCAACCAGTTCCTTGTAGCCTCTCAGGTCCGCAAGCATGGTTCCTTCGGAGGTGGTGCCATCTTCATGTGGCCCTTCAGCAAG CCTCAATCACCTCTTCGAAGCTATCCAATGGAGACGATTGGACCACTTTCGTCTACAAAGGATGGTTTATATATTGTTGGTGGAGCTCTTTCTGGGAATGCCTATGTTTGGGAGGTAACTAAAGCATTTCCTCTCCCTTAA
- the LOC122063028 gene encoding argininosuccinate synthase, chloroplastic-like isoform X1, which yields MAQLAISSSPSSNFVLHGTKRTGSHQIRDKLCCLGKLSSHQEVMLGARSSGLHGNAFIHQKGNLARASVNRVIQAVLSSEKETDVSSSPNGRGLRGKLNKVVLAYSGGLDTSVIVPWLRENYGCEVVCFTADVGQGIKEMEGLEAKAKASGACQLVVKDLKEEFVRDYIFPCLRAGAIYERKYLLGTSMARPVIAKAMVDVAKEVGADAVSHGCTGKGNDQVRFELTFFALNPELNVVAPWREWEIQGREDAIEYAKKHNVPVPVTKRSIYSRDRNLWHLSHEGDILEDPANEPMKDMYMMTVDPKDAPDKPEYVEIGIESGLPVSLNGKELSPAFLLTELNEIGGRHGIGRIDMVENRLVGMKSRGVYETPGGTILFAAARELESLTIDRETMQVKDSLALKYAELVYAGRWFDPLRQSMDAFMEKITETTTGSVTLKLYKGSVTVTGRKSPNSLYRQDISSFESGQIYDQADAAGFIRLYGLPMRVRAMLEKGI from the exons ATGGCTCAGCTAGCtatttcttcctctccctccaGCAATTTCGTCCTCCATGGGACCAAGAGAACTG GGTCCCATCAGATTCGTGATAAGTTATGCTGCTTGGGGAAGTTGTCTTCACATCAAGAAGTAATG TTAGGGGCAAGGTCTAGTGGGCTCCATGGAAATGCATTTATTCATCAGAAGGGGAACCTTGCTCGAGCTTCTGTCAATCGAG TCATTCAGGCAGTCTTGAGTAGTGAAAAAGAGACTGATGTCTCTTCATCCCCGAATGGTAGAGGATTGCGTGGGAAATTGAATAAAGTGGTTTTAGCCTATAGTGGCGGTCTAGATACCTCAGTTATTGTCCCATGGCTAAG GGAGAATTACGGGTGTGAAGTTGTTTGCTTCACTGCAGATGTTGGTCAA GGTATCAAGGAAATGGAGGGTTTGGAAGCAAAGGCTAAAGCAAGTGGAGCTTGTCAGCTAGTtgtgaaggatttgaaggaggAATTTGTGAGAGATTATATATTTCCTTGCTTGCGTGCTGGCGCAATATATGAAAGGAAATATTTGCTGGGGACCTCTATGGCTCGTCCTGTTATTGCTAAG GCCATGGTTGATGTTGCCAAGGAAGTTGGAGCAGATGCTGTTTCACATGGATGCACAGGAAAGGGAAATGATCAG GTTCGATTTGAACTGACCTTTTTTGCTTTGAATCCTGAACTTAATGTTGTGGCTCCATGGAGAGAATGGGAAATACAAGGGCGAGAAGATGCTATTGAATATGCGAAAAAACACAATGTGCCCGTACCAGTTACTAAGAGATCTATCTACAGCAGAGACCGGAACTTATGGCACCTTAGCCATGAG GGAGACATTCTGGAGGACCCTGCAAATGAACCAATGAAGGACATGTACATGATGACTGTTGATCCCAAAGATGCCCCTGACAAACCTGA ATATGTGGAGATTGGAATAGAATCTGGACTCCCTGTCTCACTAAATGGGAAAGAGCTCTCTCCAGCATTCCTTCTCACAGAGCTGAATGAAATTGGTGGGAGACATGGGATTGGCCGTATTGACATGGTTGAAAACCGGCTCGTTGGAATGAAAAGCCGTGGGGTTTATGAAACGCCTGGTGGGACCATCCTCTTTGCTGCTGCCCGGGAACTCGAGTCCTTGACAATTGATCGAGAGACAATGCAGGTTAAGGATTCACTTGCCTTAAAATATGCTGAGCTGGTGTATGCCGGTAGATGGTTTGATCCACTCCGGCAATCAATGGACGCATTCATGGAGAAGATTACAGAGACCACAACAGGCTCAGTGACCCTAAAACTGTATAAAGGATCAGTCACAGTGACCGGCCGGAAAAGTCCTAATAGCCTGTATAGACAAGATATATCATCCTTTGAAAGTGGCCAAATTTATGACCAGGCTGATGCAGCTGGTTTCATAAGGCTTTACGGTCTCCCAATGAGGGTTCGAGCAATGCTTGAGAAGGGTATCTGA
- the LOC122063028 gene encoding argininosuccinate synthase, chloroplastic-like isoform X2: MAQLAISSSPSSNFVLHGTKRTGSHQIRDKLCCLGKLSSHQELGARSSGLHGNAFIHQKGNLARASVNRVIQAVLSSEKETDVSSSPNGRGLRGKLNKVVLAYSGGLDTSVIVPWLRENYGCEVVCFTADVGQGIKEMEGLEAKAKASGACQLVVKDLKEEFVRDYIFPCLRAGAIYERKYLLGTSMARPVIAKAMVDVAKEVGADAVSHGCTGKGNDQVRFELTFFALNPELNVVAPWREWEIQGREDAIEYAKKHNVPVPVTKRSIYSRDRNLWHLSHEGDILEDPANEPMKDMYMMTVDPKDAPDKPEYVEIGIESGLPVSLNGKELSPAFLLTELNEIGGRHGIGRIDMVENRLVGMKSRGVYETPGGTILFAAARELESLTIDRETMQVKDSLALKYAELVYAGRWFDPLRQSMDAFMEKITETTTGSVTLKLYKGSVTVTGRKSPNSLYRQDISSFESGQIYDQADAAGFIRLYGLPMRVRAMLEKGI, from the exons ATGGCTCAGCTAGCtatttcttcctctccctccaGCAATTTCGTCCTCCATGGGACCAAGAGAACTG GGTCCCATCAGATTCGTGATAAGTTATGCTGCTTGGGGAAGTTGTCTTCACATCAAGAA TTAGGGGCAAGGTCTAGTGGGCTCCATGGAAATGCATTTATTCATCAGAAGGGGAACCTTGCTCGAGCTTCTGTCAATCGAG TCATTCAGGCAGTCTTGAGTAGTGAAAAAGAGACTGATGTCTCTTCATCCCCGAATGGTAGAGGATTGCGTGGGAAATTGAATAAAGTGGTTTTAGCCTATAGTGGCGGTCTAGATACCTCAGTTATTGTCCCATGGCTAAG GGAGAATTACGGGTGTGAAGTTGTTTGCTTCACTGCAGATGTTGGTCAA GGTATCAAGGAAATGGAGGGTTTGGAAGCAAAGGCTAAAGCAAGTGGAGCTTGTCAGCTAGTtgtgaaggatttgaaggaggAATTTGTGAGAGATTATATATTTCCTTGCTTGCGTGCTGGCGCAATATATGAAAGGAAATATTTGCTGGGGACCTCTATGGCTCGTCCTGTTATTGCTAAG GCCATGGTTGATGTTGCCAAGGAAGTTGGAGCAGATGCTGTTTCACATGGATGCACAGGAAAGGGAAATGATCAG GTTCGATTTGAACTGACCTTTTTTGCTTTGAATCCTGAACTTAATGTTGTGGCTCCATGGAGAGAATGGGAAATACAAGGGCGAGAAGATGCTATTGAATATGCGAAAAAACACAATGTGCCCGTACCAGTTACTAAGAGATCTATCTACAGCAGAGACCGGAACTTATGGCACCTTAGCCATGAG GGAGACATTCTGGAGGACCCTGCAAATGAACCAATGAAGGACATGTACATGATGACTGTTGATCCCAAAGATGCCCCTGACAAACCTGA ATATGTGGAGATTGGAATAGAATCTGGACTCCCTGTCTCACTAAATGGGAAAGAGCTCTCTCCAGCATTCCTTCTCACAGAGCTGAATGAAATTGGTGGGAGACATGGGATTGGCCGTATTGACATGGTTGAAAACCGGCTCGTTGGAATGAAAAGCCGTGGGGTTTATGAAACGCCTGGTGGGACCATCCTCTTTGCTGCTGCCCGGGAACTCGAGTCCTTGACAATTGATCGAGAGACAATGCAGGTTAAGGATTCACTTGCCTTAAAATATGCTGAGCTGGTGTATGCCGGTAGATGGTTTGATCCACTCCGGCAATCAATGGACGCATTCATGGAGAAGATTACAGAGACCACAACAGGCTCAGTGACCCTAAAACTGTATAAAGGATCAGTCACAGTGACCGGCCGGAAAAGTCCTAATAGCCTGTATAGACAAGATATATCATCCTTTGAAAGTGGCCAAATTTATGACCAGGCTGATGCAGCTGGTTTCATAAGGCTTTACGGTCTCCCAATGAGGGTTCGAGCAATGCTTGAGAAGGGTATCTGA